The Sorex araneus isolate mSorAra2 chromosome X, mSorAra2.pri, whole genome shotgun sequence DNA segment TATTGTCTTCATTGGATTCCTCTTCAGTAGGACCATCATCTTCTTCGAGTTCCGCTTCAGTAGGAGTATCATCCTCTTCGGTTTCCTCTTCAGTACGAACACCATCTTCTTCGGATTCCTTTTCAGTAGAAGCATCATTTCCTTCTGATTCCTCTTCAACAGGAGTATCGTCTTCTCCAGATTCCACTTCAATAGGAGAATCATCTTCGTCGGATTCCAGTTCAATAAGAGCTTCTTCGGGCTCATTTTCAATAGGAGCATTGGCTTCTTCGGGCTCATTTTCAATAGGAGCATTGGCTTCTTCGGGCTCATTTTCAATAGGAGCATTGGCTTCTTCGGCCTCATTTTCAATAGGAGCATTGGCTTCTTCGGGCTCATTTTCAATAGGAGCATTGGCTTCTTTGGGCTCATTTTCAATAGGAGCATCGGCTTCTTTGGGCTCATTTTCAATAGGAGCATTGGCTTCTTCAGGCTTATCTTCAACAGGAGCATTGGCTTCTTCAGGCACATCTTCCATAGGAGCACTTACTTCTTCGGGTTTTTCGTCAATGGGAGCACTGACTTCTTCGGGTTTTTCTTCAATGGGAGCACTGACTTCTTCGGGCTCATTTTGAATAGGAACTATGACTTCTTTGGGTTTCTCGTCAACAGGAACATACACTTCTTTGGGTGAACCATCATCTCCCTTCATATACTTATGTTTAGGTTCACCATATTCAAGTGAATCACTCTCAGGTGGATCTGTGCCACTATCCATTTTCCCTCCTATGAAGTTTCACGGTCGAATCAACTGCAAATCAAATGACAAGATTGATCGGTTAACTAAGTTAATTGTACCAAGTCCACAGGTAGGTGGCAGTGCTCTTCAGTGCTGAAGAAATTATTTCTACCAAAAAGCAGGAGTTATGTGCAAATATCACTTCCCACCACTAGGTGAACACAGTATCACACAATGAGCCACTCCTTTTCTCTTGAATTCAAGCAAATGTGGCTGGACAAAACAAGCAACAAGAAAACATTCACAAAGCTCTGTCACTATGATTTAATGTTGTCTTCATGCCCTATACAAGTAGAGAAGCGGAGGAAAGTCTCACTGGATGTCACACTGTCAGATTCACAGTGAATCACCAAAAGTCCCTGTCAGTGTATGATgatcctcatcctgttttcagtCATAGAGAAGCAGATTTTATTTCCCTGCAAGTCTGGTACCTCTACTTCATTTATTCAAGCTCCTCTGTgccggggaccttgccaggcctGGCAGAATAATCCCCACATCATTGGAGTTTATATTCCCTTGGGGAGACAGCAAGTGATCAGTCAGCATATGAAATCACAGATTTAATTTCAGTCAGGGAAGAAGTGAGCAAAGATGAGACAGggaccaggagggatccctgtggGCCTTGTGGTTGGGCAGGATCTTCTGAGGTACATTTGAGCATAGCCGAGAGGTGCAAAAAGAGCACGTCCTGTGCAATTGCAGAAGATATGCAGGCTGTGGTTTGACAGGGGAATGGACTCTAGGTAAGAAGGAGCaaggaagagagacaaagaggacaCCTGCGAGGCCAGTATAGCAGGATCTGATGGTTCAGAGTTTAGGGACTATACTGGGAGTACAGATTTTGTTGTGAGTGACTAGGAGAGATGATGAGAGATCTGCAGGATGGAtaaaacatagtatgactgaTTACCTATCTACATGATTGCTCACAGTAGGGTAGACAGTAGATTAGAAAATAAGAAGATGAAGAGCCAGGAAATTAAGACTGGAGAATAATTTTCATACTAGAAGCTATTGTAAATAGCTTGCTGAGAGATGATGGTAGCATATCTTTGAGGACAGGGAATAATCACAGGAGGCAGATTTGATATAGTTTATCAAAGTCCTGGCCTAACTATGGGATTAGAAGATAGCATTAAATACCGGTAGAGGAAATTCTGAGTGACAGGAAGTGTTTGGTATGAATTATTGAGCATCTTATGGTACCAGGGCTGTGCaggtgtgaggcaagtgctcatAAGAGTTCTGTGCAGTGAAATTTCCTGTTTCTGTTTCAGAAATCTTACAAGGGTAGCTGGAATCAGGTCATAGTGGCTGTGTTTACACTATGGTTGTTTGCAGACTCCTACTACTGGGCTATCTCCACCCCCATGCTCTCACATGTTTGGATAGTGGGTTGTTTCAGCTCTATGTATTTCACACCTCAGGGATGAGTGATGAAGTGAGATGTGGAGAACTAGGAGGAGAGTACTTTTGCAGGGGTAAGTCAGAAGTTTAAACAGGCAGTCAGCTGAACTGAAATATCTGCCATTTGAGTGTCTGGTAGAGTGTGTTGGATTTAGGTGTCTGGAATTGAAACACTCACTGAAGACAGCATGTCAGAATTTCTGTTTGAAAGTGAACCTCAGGAGCAAGTTGTGGTGTTGAGGCAGGAAGGCGAGAGCTACTGCAGTGAGCGTCAGTATTACTGCTTGAACACTGCATGGGATTATGTGGGGATGAGAGTATGTTGAGGAGAAAACATCTCCATCTCCAGATAGAGGTgcctgctatttttttttgctttttgggtcacacccagcgatgttcaggggttacttctggctttgcactcaggaattactcctggcggtgcttgggggaccatatgggatgccggggatcgaacccgggtcggctgcgtgcaaggcaaacgccctacccgctgtgctatcgctctggccccagtgcctgctatttttaaaactgagagaaaagaggaaaaatttcataaaatggataaaaattcTAACAGATATCTGCACTCCTGTTAATAGTAGTACAAGTCACTATTGGCAAGGTGGCAAAACACCTCAAGTGTTCCCAGATAGATAAGTGAACACAGAAATTGTGTATAGACACAGTGAAGTACTGCTCAGCTATAATAAGAGATGAAAATCTTGTAGTTCACTGCAACGTGGATAGGACTGGATGGTATTATGTTGAGCAAagggagtcagagggaggaggaaaagcaTAGAATAGTTCACTCGTTTAGAACAGCATTCCTCAATCAGGGGCAAGAACCTCAGGAGCATCCAGGACATTCCAAGGAGACCACAGAAGAAAACTGCAGAAATGGGGTGTCACACCATGAGACTAAAGGGGAAAACCAATAGGACAGGGGGACAGAGAAATGAAACAGGGTCAAAGAAGGCTATGGTTGTAAAAGGATTGAGGAAGAGGGGTGTTAAGTATAAAGTTAtggactggagtgctagcacagcgggtagggggtttgccttgcacaaggctgatcggGTTCAAtaccttcgtccctcttggagaagccggcaggctaccgagagtatcccgcccgcacggcagagcctgacaagctctccgtggcgtattcgatatgccaaaataccACACTCCTGAACTACTATTATCACTATTATAAATATAGATTCTTAATGCTTTAAAATACCAGAGGCCTCTTTCAGCTTCTGGTGGCCGCTACCATTTGTGGCTTCTGGTGGCTACTTCTCTAGTCTTGGCTTAAGTCATCTCATTGACTTCCCTGTAGTCAAATCCTCTTTTGTCTATCAATAGGGCTTCTTGATTAGGTTCTATCTGAATAATCCAGATTAAACTCCCATATCAAGAACTTTAACACTTCTGAAACTGTCCCTCCTGCCATGTAATGGTCCCATTCCCTTGTTATGGAGATGTGGTGTAATAGATCCAAACTAAACCCTTTCATTTTATAAGCAGAGCAAGCAGCACTGAACAAGTGCAAGGATTCTGCAACCTGAAACTGATTTCTGTCTTCTGATGGAACCGGCTGAGCATTGAAGGTTATAAATCTTCTCCTGTTTCTGCCAGATTTATTCTCCCAGGGGAGCGGTAGAGCTCCCCACAAAGCTGATACTCCTGTGTTAAATTAATGGAAGGTGAGAAGCCTGTGGCAAAGTCACCAGGAAAGGGCCCCGATGGCTGGATTCCTGAGgccaagccccctgccccccccacacacacaaagaaagccTCCTTCCTAACTAGGTGCAGGGACATGGAATCAATCTGAGGGGAGTCACTGACCCCAAAGCACCACAGCCCAGTGACAGACCTGAGgaagtcccctccccccaacctgacCCCTGCTTCCAGCAGCAAAAGTGTGGAGTCCAAGAAGAGcctttccccttcccctcaaCAGTGCCCCCATGCCGAATCCTTGAGCCCCGGAGCTCTACAGCCCTCTGCAGGTTTAGAGCCAGCATTCCTGGGCACCCCATCGTCTTTCCAGCGCCGAAGCCATCAACCTACCCTCAAGGATTACACTTGTGACTCACTTCTTGCAGCGCAAATCTGAGGCACAGCAGTGGTGGAAGGGGCTATCCACCCACTGTGGGGATATGACTCAGTGTTCCAGAAGGCAGCATACTGAGCCGCCTCCGCCTCGAGAAAGCCCCATCAGGGCCCAGGTGTCCACGAGACCACGCCCCCACACGCTGTCTGAAGAACCGGCTccgtgccctgcccagcccccacattCCCCGCAAGTCCCTGCGAGCTTGATGGCGCACCGCAGGCAGCGGGACTCGGTTGAACTCCGAGGTGTAGCTACCGAGCCTAGGTAGCTGAGGTGACTGATTCAACCTCAGCCAGTCACAGGACAAATTTCCTTTTCTCAGGGGGGAGTATGGACGTTCGGCAATAATGCAGCCAAGCACGGGTGAGACGCCTAGAGGAAGTGAAGTAGGTCCCACGAGGGGAGAGTGTGGCTGCGTGACTACAGGGTATGCACAGAACACCCACAAACGTGAAGCTGCAATGCGCACAAACAGCATTCTTTCTAGAAGCGCGCTCTAGGTGGAGGCTTTGGGAATGGCAGACAGCCAGAGGGGGGCGCCGCAAAACCTTGGAGGTTTCTAGGGACCCTACCCGCAACCCAGAGATTGCGAATACAGAGCAGGTGCTTGTGAGCTGGGGCTACGAGCCTCTGGTCTCATCCTTGTGCATCTCGGAATCCGAGCCTGCAAGCGGACGCACCACCTGCCATTCATGATCACAGAAGCCGATACCAGGCGGACTCCGTATCCACCGGCACCACACCTCCAGGAGGAGTGGTTTTCATGCTGGTCACCAAGCAGTACCGGGTGATCAAGGAAGGCAGAAGAGGACCCCTCCCACACCTCAATGAGTGAGTTCAAGGAGATTCTTTGACGTGTGA contains these protein-coding regions:
- the LOC129400000 gene encoding glutamic acid-rich protein-like, whose translation is MDSGTDPPESDSLEYGEPKHKYMKGDDGSPKEVYVPVDEKPKEVIVPIQNEPEEVSAPIEEKPEEVSAPIDEKPEEVSAPMEDVPEEANAPVEDKPEEANAPIENEPKEADAPIENEPKEANAPIENEPEEANAPIENEAEEANAPIENEPEEANAPIENEPEEANAPIENEPEEALIELESDEDDSPIEVESGEDDTPVEEESEGNDASTEKESEEDGVRTEEETEEDDTPTEAELEEDDGPTEEESNEDNTTIEEESEEDDTSSEEETEKDDDDDNDDDDDDDDDDDDDDEEGSDDDDTPAEEESNEDDTTVEEEPKEEHELIEIQDDEPIEIQDDEPIVIQDDEPIVIKDDDNESPNCSAAEVEASSSSTYSESEDRAQASHAAKNDPATFANMSHKINCCIRFQLIREVRRFGKIYDRIFSLLEDVRGPLSVKKKFVLLTIREARKLKKIFLVKQLEIYLEDMIAYHRKK